The genomic DNA TTGTGGCCCAGCCCCCGCCGAAGCAGGTAGGCATTGAGAACCGTGCCGGTCCGGCCGATGCCGTGGCGGCAGTGGATAAGCACCTTCTTGCCCAGATAGATGGCCTCGTCCAGCCACTCCAGAGTTTTTTCCAACTCGATGAGGCCGGGCGCCTCCTCGTCCTCCAGGGGCAGATAGTGCACCTCGAATCCCGCGCCCTTCTCGATGTCGTGAAGATCGCAGAACTCGCCGCACAGATTGAGGATGGCGTCCACCCCCTGCGCACGGATGGCTTCAAGCTGGGGATAGCTCATGGGCGCGTTGCCCACGCCGAGCTGGTCCGTTACCCAGGTAACCTTATAGGCAAGCGTCTTTTCAGCCATCGCGAGACTCCGCATCCTTGACGAACCGTTCGACCTCGGCGTCCACCTGTTCCTCGGTTTCCATGCGCATGTCCATGAGCCGGGTCACTGCCATGAGATAGCCCAGGCGCATAAGCAGCCGCCTGATGTCGTTTTCCGGCAACCGGGCGCACTTGGCGTCGATCATGTCGCCGCGCGTCGTGGTCTCGAACCCGTAGCGGTCCAGAACCCGGCGGATGAACTCCAGCCGGAGCAGCCGCTGGTCGAACCCGGCCCCGCCGCCCTTGAAACGGAAATTGATGTAGTTGGAACCTTGTTCCGGCCCGCAGATGGCGTCCACCACGGAGAAGTGGTAGCCGAAGCGGACCATGAGATGCAGGTAATCTTCGGAGATAAGCCCGTAGCTCGCCAACAGCTTGGAATCAAAGCTGAAGATGCCGCCCGAAACCTTGTCGAACTCTTCCCAGTCCATGGCCGTCAGACGCGAAGGCCACCGAACCCGCTCGTCGGAAAGGCCGTACCACAAGGCCCACATGGGGCCGCACTTGATGTCCTGGGGCGAAATGGTCTTGCCCTCGCCCGCGTTGGCGAAAAAACCGCCGCCCAAGTCCAGGATGTACATGACCAGAGGCAGGCTGGTCTCCAGCCGCTTGGCCGCATTCATGCCCCGTCCCTTCTTGTCCATGACAGAGAACATCTCGTTCACGGCCTTTTCGTGGCAGAAACGGACAACGTCGTGCAGGGATTTGCAGCCCGTGGGCGTGAAATCCTCCGCCTGGGGGTCGGTCAGATTGAGCTTGACGGTCAGAGGCGCGACCCTTGCATATTGCTCCACCACCCTCTGCGAAACCTGCTGACCGTTGCGGGCGCGGGTCATGATGGCCTCAACGCAGCCGTCGTAGAGTGCTCCGCCCGTGCCGTCCACAGTCACGAGCTGGCCCGGTTCGAGCTTCGCCTTGACGTCGCCCACGACCACGGGCACTCCCGATTCGCGAGCCACGGAGGCGAAATGACTGGCCCGGCTGCCCGTGGACGAAATAACGCCGTTCATCTTGCCGATGAAGGTCAGAAGAGACGGTTTCAGGCTGGGCGTGACCACCACGGCCCCCTCGGGAATCTGGGCGATGCGCTCGCCAGTGGAGGCGAAATAAACGGTTCCGCAGCCCGCCCCGGTGGAGGCCCGCTCCAGCCCTTCGGCGATGGGCCGGGCCGACACGGGCAGAATTTCCTTGGCTGCCTGGGCTTCCTCGCGCTCCTCCTGCAAGGGGCGGGTCTGCAAAATGTAAAGCTCGCCGGTGACGTCCTCGGCCCATTCGATATCCTGGGGCCTGCCGAAGGACTCTTCCAGGCGCATGGCCAGCTTGCCCAGACGGACCAGGGAATCCTCGGAGGGCAGACCGCCCGTGTCCGGGGTACAGTCCGCGTCCAGGCGCGGGTCCACATGGCGAGTGAGCACGGCCTTGTCCGGAGAGGTGGAGCCGTCCACCAGTCCATGACCCAGCCCGCGCACACCGTACACGCCCATGGCGTCCCGCCCCCGGCAATCCGGGTCGCGGGTGTAGAGCACGCCCGCGGTGTCGGCGTCCACCATGGGAATGACCAGCACGGCCATGGCCGTTTCGCTGTCGGTCAGTCCGTTGGAGATGCGATAGGCCACGGCCCTGGGACAATACTTGCCCGCCAGGACCCGCTTGTACGCCTCAAGCACGTCGTTGGGCTGAACGTTCAGTTCCGAGGCGTACTGCCCGGCAAAGGATATCTCACCGTCCTCGGCCAATGCGCTGGACCGCACGGCAATGAGATCGTCGCCCTCGATGATCTCGGACACGCCGAAACGAATGCCTCGGGCGATCTCCTCCGGGACCTCGGCGGCCAGGATGAGCTCCTGCATCTCGGCGGTCAGCCGCGCCAGCAGGTCACGGTCTCCCACGACCATCTGCCGCAGCCGCTTGTCGATCTCCTCGCCCAGGCCGTTGAAGTCGACGAAGTAGTTGAAGGCGTTGGCCGTGACCACGAAACCGGGCGGCACCGGGATGCCGTCCAGGCCCTTGGCGCGGCCCAGGTTGGAGGCCTTGCCCCCGGCCATCTTCGGGAGCGCCCCCGCCTCTTCCAGGGAAAGGATGTATGGCG from Pseudodesulfovibrio thermohalotolerans includes the following:
- a CDS encoding PEP/pyruvate-binding domain-containing protein is translated as MYLKQLFRHWTYQVFAPGTLLRRKYEAFKSLLAHDAVALELIADLEEMFYGKRLADRQRAVWMTNRLSSAVATMAGQLVEMNPTRYMDLPEYFRKIDFYVRMALELEQPEVGPPYILSLEEAGALPKMAGGKASNLGRAKGLDGIPVPPGFVVTANAFNYFVDFNGLGEEIDKRLRQMVVGDRDLLARLTAEMQELILAAEVPEEIARGIRFGVSEIIEGDDLIAVRSSALAEDGEISFAGQYASELNVQPNDVLEAYKRVLAGKYCPRAVAYRISNGLTDSETAMAVLVIPMVDADTAGVLYTRDPDCRGRDAMGVYGVRGLGHGLVDGSTSPDKAVLTRHVDPRLDADCTPDTGGLPSEDSLVRLGKLAMRLEESFGRPQDIEWAEDVTGELYILQTRPLQEEREEAQAAKEILPVSARPIAEGLERASTGAGCGTVYFASTGERIAQIPEGAVVVTPSLKPSLLTFIGKMNGVISSTGSRASHFASVARESGVPVVVGDVKAKLEPGQLVTVDGTGGALYDGCVEAIMTRARNGQQVSQRVVEQYARVAPLTVKLNLTDPQAEDFTPTGCKSLHDVVRFCHEKAVNEMFSVMDKKGRGMNAAKRLETSLPLVMYILDLGGGFFANAGEGKTISPQDIKCGPMWALWYGLSDERVRWPSRLTAMDWEEFDKVSGGIFSFDSKLLASYGLISEDYLHLMVRFGYHFSVVDAICGPEQGSNYINFRFKGGGAGFDQRLLRLEFIRRVLDRYGFETTTRGDMIDAKCARLPENDIRRLLMRLGYLMAVTRLMDMRMETEEQVDAEVERFVKDAESRDG